The Arthrobacter sp. NicSoilC5 genome has a window encoding:
- a CDS encoding 3'-5' exonuclease, whose translation MSSWNTLPRAAFDLETTGRNSRAARIVTASITVVDHQGEVIKEHEWLADPGVEIPVEASDVHGITTEQARREGRPAHEVTREVATVLQELFDSGTPVIAFNASYDFTVLAAESARYGIPQLSRFPVLDPYIMNKQVDRYRKGKRTLTALCEEYGVVLDNAHTSAADALATLRVLDAMAGKFPKLMMPASQLHQLQVDWAVSQASDFQEYLRKTKPAAVIEGDWPVLPPQDATAGGF comes from the coding sequence ATGAGTTCCTGGAACACCCTCCCCCGCGCAGCCTTCGATCTGGAAACCACCGGCCGCAACTCGCGGGCGGCAAGAATCGTCACGGCATCAATCACCGTAGTGGACCACCAGGGTGAGGTCATCAAGGAGCATGAGTGGCTGGCCGATCCGGGGGTGGAGATCCCCGTGGAGGCCAGTGACGTCCACGGCATCACCACCGAACAGGCCAGGCGTGAGGGCCGCCCTGCCCACGAGGTCACGCGTGAGGTGGCCACAGTCCTGCAGGAACTGTTTGATTCCGGCACCCCGGTGATCGCCTTCAACGCAAGCTATGATTTCACGGTCCTCGCCGCCGAGTCGGCCCGGTACGGGATTCCGCAGCTGAGCCGGTTCCCCGTCCTGGATCCCTACATCATGAACAAGCAGGTTGACCGCTACCGCAAGGGGAAGCGGACACTCACCGCGCTGTGTGAGGAGTACGGGGTGGTCCTGGACAATGCGCATACCTCCGCGGCGGACGCCCTGGCCACCCTCAGGGTGCTGGATGCCATGGCGGGCAAGTTCCCCAAGCTGATGATGCCGGCCAGCCAGCTGCACCAGCTTCAGGTGGACTGGGCGGTCAGCCAGGCATCGGACTTCCAGGAGTACCTCCGGAAGACGAAACCGGCCGCCGTGATCGAGGGAGACTGGCCCGTGCTGCCGCCGCAGGATGCTACGGCAGGTGGCTTCTAG
- a CDS encoding UvrD-helicase domain-containing protein, protein MSGALPAVEATPAVRFSPEELSLLLGEKNTPTPEQSAIISSPLAPRLVIAGAGSGKTATMADRVVWLVANGWVTPEEVLGVTFTRKAAGELASRIRSKLLALQRLAAKDDHRELFPAGLLSSDALEPKVSTYHSFASGIVSDYGLRLGVERDVVLLGGAQAWQLASEVVEAYDGEYQHFRAAKSTLVKAVIQLAGECAEHLQEPEDVEAWLMARLSEFESLPYLADKKRNTPKAALDLGGMLRTRASVADMVGRYAAAKRARGALDFGDLVALAAKVAQDVPLAAQMERQRYKVVLLDEFQDTSYAQLVLFSRLFGGGHAVTAVGDPNQSIYGFRGASAGQLFHFVREFPVRTGEAEDGTGWAPAPTSFLTTAWRNGRSILAAANVMSQSLGRTAAQHGPAGSRPAAAEVPPLQPSPHAVDGTVVLGRFASDVEEAAALADDVLRYRVTDFELKPDGTPEPPALAVLCRRRAQMEPVRRQFEARGIPYEIVGLGGLLDTPEIVDLVATLRVLADPGRSDALMRLIAGARWRIGPADLMALRDWSSQLARSRGKAAQGFDDDVQDNDEADAPILEGDLTDGASLVEALDFLPRDEWTSSNGRTLSTEARSRLARLSAELRQLRGYLGDDLTTLLGEVERAMLLDIEVAARPGISIHQARRNLDAFQDAAAGFLRTSQRVDILAFLSWLEAASAEENGLEAPASDVNREAVQLLTVHASKGLEWDVVFVPGMNAGAFPSDRDSRWSSGSAALPWPLRGDRADLPQWDLDQPDQKGWLDAEKEYKAGVQAHGESEERRLAYVAYTRAKHVLWVSSAAWVGSRAGRAEMSPFLAELEALTQPADGGSRVPAVVHPFSLEEAALPQQSPLTQETEEARWPYDPLEGPVDLRTGERLRLAGGRRTAMETAAQQVLGLLAAGSARPPRTGGTGQAGKPGEEGRPLPGLTGAAAGWAREAALLLDRRARRSGGQDVHLPTHISASTLVDLGDDPTAVLGRLRRPVPREPGMSARKGTAFHAWVEEYFGKAGMLDLGEAPGSDDHIDAAYDLNEMVATFKASPWADRSPAFVEVPVETRVGEVVVRGRVDAVFQDADGRWDLVDWKTGRRPSAQQLKTRAVQLAVYRLAWARLKDVPLEEVRAAFFYVADNAVVRPHDLGTAADLEGIVAAAITRS, encoded by the coding sequence ATGAGTGGGGCCTTGCCTGCTGTGGAAGCCACCCCGGCGGTGCGTTTCAGCCCCGAAGAACTGTCCTTGCTGCTCGGCGAGAAGAACACTCCCACGCCCGAGCAATCCGCCATCATCTCGTCGCCCTTGGCGCCCCGGCTGGTCATCGCGGGCGCCGGATCGGGCAAGACCGCCACCATGGCGGACCGGGTGGTATGGCTGGTGGCCAACGGATGGGTTACCCCTGAGGAAGTCCTGGGCGTGACCTTCACCCGCAAAGCTGCGGGTGAACTCGCCAGCCGGATCCGGTCAAAACTCCTGGCGCTGCAGCGCCTTGCCGCGAAGGACGACCACCGGGAGCTTTTCCCGGCGGGGCTGCTCAGCAGTGACGCCCTGGAGCCCAAAGTGTCCACCTACCACTCATTCGCCAGCGGCATCGTTTCCGACTACGGCCTGCGGCTCGGGGTGGAGCGGGACGTGGTTCTGTTGGGGGGTGCGCAGGCCTGGCAGCTGGCCAGCGAGGTGGTTGAAGCCTACGACGGCGAATACCAGCACTTCCGCGCCGCAAAGTCCACCCTGGTCAAGGCCGTCATACAGCTGGCTGGTGAATGCGCCGAACACCTTCAGGAACCCGAAGACGTGGAAGCGTGGCTGATGGCGCGTCTTTCGGAGTTTGAATCCCTGCCGTACCTGGCCGACAAGAAGAGGAACACACCAAAGGCGGCGCTGGACCTCGGCGGTATGCTGCGGACCCGGGCAAGCGTCGCCGACATGGTGGGCCGCTACGCCGCCGCCAAACGGGCCCGCGGGGCGCTCGACTTCGGCGACCTTGTGGCCCTCGCTGCCAAGGTGGCGCAGGATGTTCCTTTGGCGGCCCAGATGGAACGCCAAAGATACAAAGTGGTTCTGCTCGACGAATTCCAGGACACGTCGTATGCCCAGCTGGTGCTCTTTTCCCGCCTTTTTGGCGGCGGCCATGCCGTGACGGCGGTCGGCGACCCCAACCAGTCGATCTATGGTTTTCGCGGCGCTTCGGCGGGGCAGCTGTTCCACTTCGTTCGCGAGTTTCCCGTGCGCACCGGGGAAGCGGAGGACGGAACCGGCTGGGCGCCCGCGCCCACCTCCTTCCTGACCACTGCATGGCGGAACGGCCGGTCGATCCTCGCAGCTGCCAACGTCATGTCCCAATCCCTTGGCCGGACAGCTGCGCAGCATGGACCTGCCGGAAGCAGGCCGGCCGCTGCTGAAGTACCGCCGCTGCAACCGAGCCCGCACGCCGTGGACGGAACCGTGGTGCTGGGGCGCTTCGCCAGCGACGTAGAGGAAGCTGCTGCCCTGGCTGACGATGTCCTGCGGTACCGGGTGACGGACTTCGAGCTGAAGCCGGACGGTACACCGGAGCCCCCTGCGCTCGCCGTGCTGTGCCGCCGACGCGCGCAGATGGAGCCCGTCCGGCGCCAGTTCGAGGCCCGGGGCATCCCCTATGAAATCGTGGGCCTCGGCGGCCTCCTGGACACCCCGGAAATCGTGGACCTGGTGGCCACGCTGCGCGTCCTTGCAGACCCAGGCCGGTCTGATGCCCTCATGCGGCTTATCGCAGGTGCCCGGTGGCGGATAGGACCTGCCGACCTCATGGCCCTGCGCGACTGGTCCAGCCAGCTGGCACGCAGCCGGGGGAAGGCCGCGCAGGGGTTCGATGACGACGTCCAGGACAACGACGAAGCAGATGCCCCCATCCTCGAGGGTGACCTGACCGACGGAGCCAGCCTGGTGGAGGCCCTGGACTTCCTGCCCCGGGACGAATGGACCTCGTCCAATGGCCGCACCCTCAGCACGGAGGCGCGCAGCAGGCTGGCCAGGCTGTCAGCCGAGCTGCGGCAACTTCGTGGCTACCTCGGGGACGACCTCACCACGCTCCTGGGGGAGGTCGAAAGGGCCATGCTGCTGGACATCGAGGTGGCCGCCCGCCCCGGAATCAGCATCCACCAGGCCCGCCGCAACCTCGACGCCTTCCAGGATGCGGCGGCAGGGTTCCTCCGCACCTCCCAACGGGTGGACATCCTCGCTTTCCTGTCCTGGCTTGAGGCTGCGTCGGCGGAGGAAAACGGATTGGAGGCGCCGGCCAGCGACGTCAACCGGGAAGCCGTGCAGCTGCTGACGGTGCACGCTTCCAAGGGCCTGGAGTGGGATGTCGTGTTTGTCCCGGGGATGAACGCGGGCGCCTTTCCCAGCGACCGGGATTCACGCTGGAGCAGCGGCTCTGCTGCGCTGCCTTGGCCGCTGCGTGGGGACCGGGCAGACCTGCCGCAGTGGGACCTCGACCAGCCGGACCAGAAAGGCTGGCTGGATGCCGAGAAAGAGTACAAAGCCGGCGTGCAGGCCCACGGGGAGTCGGAGGAACGGCGGTTGGCTTACGTCGCCTACACCAGGGCCAAGCATGTCCTGTGGGTGTCCAGTGCCGCTTGGGTGGGATCGCGGGCCGGCCGCGCGGAAATGTCCCCGTTCCTCGCGGAACTGGAAGCCCTCACGCAACCGGCTGATGGCGGATCCCGGGTGCCGGCTGTGGTCCATCCGTTCTCGCTGGAAGAGGCAGCGTTGCCCCAACAGAGCCCGCTGACGCAGGAAACGGAAGAAGCCCGCTGGCCCTACGATCCCCTTGAAGGACCCGTCGACCTACGCACGGGTGAACGCCTGCGCCTGGCCGGCGGGCGCAGGACGGCCATGGAAACGGCGGCGCAGCAGGTGCTCGGACTACTGGCCGCCGGTTCCGCCCGGCCGCCTCGGACTGGGGGGACAGGGCAGGCGGGCAAGCCCGGAGAGGAAGGCCGTCCACTGCCAGGCCTCACGGGGGCCGCTGCAGGCTGGGCACGCGAAGCTGCGTTGCTGCTGGATCGCAGGGCAAGGAGGTCAGGTGGCCAGGACGTGCACCTGCCCACCCATATATCGGCTTCCACCCTTGTTGACCTTGGAGACGACCCCACGGCAGTGCTGGGCCGCCTGCGCCGCCCTGTGCCGCGCGAACCGGGCATGTCGGCGCGGAAGGGAACGGCGTTCCATGCCTGGGTGGAGGAGTATTTCGGAAAGGCCGGCATGCTGGACCTCGGCGAAGCACCGGGTTCGGACGACCACATCGATGCTGCCTACGACCTTAATGAGATGGTGGCCACCTTCAAGGCTTCCCCATGGGCTGACAGGTCACCGGCCTTCGTCGAGGTTCCCGTGGAAACCAGGGTGGGCGAAGTGGTGGTCCGCGGCCGGGTGGACGCAGTATTCCAGGACGCCGACGGGCGCTGGGACCTGGTGGACTGGAAGACCGGCCGGCGGCCGTCCGCACAGCAGCTGAAGACCCGGGCGGTGCAGCTGGCGGTCTACCGGCTGGCATGGGCGCGGCTCAAGGATGTTCCGCTGGAGGAAGTGCGGGCGGCATTCTTCTACGTTGCTGACAACGCGGTAGTGCGGCCGCACGACCTTGGGACGGCAGCCGACCTGGAAGGAATCGTTGCCGCTGCGATTACCCGGTCGTGA
- a CDS encoding ATP-dependent DNA helicase, translating into MPGSPDGGSALRLLPPRRVHAESLLLTPDQQAAVDVTQGSGPVLVPGAPGTGKTTVLVEAAVQRVFRDGVDPERTLILAPTRLAADFLRDRFTARLDRSLSTTPARTWASYAFDLIRRAKAEGVIPLSRPPRLLSGPEQDLIIKELLEGHRLPGLELPWPSDLDGALETRGFRQEVRQLFDRIIESGRTAEDLAQLADACGRPDWKAAARLYAEYRDVLDLRMPEAFDPAGIITAARQIFQDAPEFLAAERARLQVVLVDDIQEANPAIFELLADIAAGKDCYVTSSPDTVVQGFRGARPDLVAELPRLLSAQSAVLERPLWHAHGLAPAVAEAWLNVAGRISQRAGGQLARRLSRPGDAGEPGSVEAHLVPTPVHELRYVAQRILDQHINHNRDLADMAVIVRNGGQVSELQRYLSGQGIPVRVPVAESAVRDEVAVRPLLDAFAIALDPELLTPEAAVSLLTSRIGGATSIELRRLRQSLRREELLGGGGRASDALLVQALLESGALGALGIEGRAARRTARMIRAGREAAGLPGANAESVLWALWDSTGLSSAWTATALSGGPHGARADRDLDAMMALFHTAERYVDQMPGAGPEQFLEYLLNQELPMDTLAARAQLDDAVELMTPASAAGREWPVVIIAGLQEGVWPNTRLRGELLGSTLYADAVEHGPQYALQRDPLSRLRDIRYDELRSFSTAVSRARELLVCTAVSSEDHQPSSFLDFVSPLGPEAGGRAFTQVERPMTLRALVAELRQHAQLDAAAPQAAEAARVLAQLAAAEPAVAGAHPGSWWGLAPLTTSEAVVPPGGTVSVSPSKVETVQKSPLDWFVQAAGGEPATDFARSLGTLVHAIAQDMPDASGSEYVAELVRRWPALGMKDNWEGRLDFQRAESMVRKLAQYVLSMRDEGRSLLGVEQDFEVALGGVAVDEAPPRDAVLRGQVDRLEIDGEGRLVVVDLKTGKRQPGKDELSRHPQLGAYQAAVLAGGFDASGGGQGLSGGAVLAQLGTGAKSPAIQQQEPLDPQENWALDMVKEAAAVMGGREFIARHDPAKGSHGGHGCRLPEVCPLCVRGRQVTE; encoded by the coding sequence ATGCCCGGAAGCCCGGACGGCGGCAGTGCCCTCCGGTTGCTGCCGCCCCGCCGGGTGCACGCCGAGTCACTCCTGCTGACACCCGACCAGCAGGCAGCGGTTGACGTCACCCAAGGCTCCGGACCGGTCCTGGTTCCGGGTGCACCAGGCACGGGAAAGACCACCGTCCTCGTCGAGGCCGCGGTTCAGCGGGTCTTCCGCGACGGCGTGGATCCGGAACGCACGCTGATCCTTGCGCCCACCCGGCTTGCTGCCGACTTCCTGCGGGACCGTTTCACTGCCCGGCTGGACAGGAGCCTCAGCACCACTCCTGCCAGGACATGGGCCTCGTACGCATTCGACCTGATCCGCCGCGCCAAGGCTGAAGGCGTTATACCGTTGTCCAGGCCGCCGCGCCTGTTGTCGGGCCCCGAACAGGACCTCATCATCAAGGAACTCCTTGAGGGCCACAGGCTGCCCGGCCTGGAACTGCCGTGGCCGTCCGATCTTGATGGCGCCCTGGAAACCAGGGGGTTCCGCCAGGAGGTGCGGCAACTCTTTGACCGCATCATTGAATCGGGCCGCACAGCTGAAGACCTTGCGCAACTGGCGGACGCCTGTGGCCGGCCGGACTGGAAGGCGGCGGCGCGCCTCTACGCCGAGTACCGGGACGTCCTTGACCTGCGGATGCCCGAAGCCTTTGACCCCGCCGGCATCATCACGGCCGCCCGGCAGATCTTCCAGGACGCGCCGGAATTCCTTGCCGCGGAACGTGCCAGGCTGCAGGTTGTCCTGGTGGACGATATCCAGGAAGCAAACCCGGCCATCTTCGAGTTGCTGGCGGATATCGCCGCCGGTAAAGACTGCTACGTGACGTCGTCCCCGGACACTGTGGTCCAGGGGTTCCGGGGCGCCCGGCCGGACTTGGTGGCTGAACTGCCCCGGCTGTTGTCAGCACAATCGGCTGTCCTCGAGCGTCCGCTGTGGCATGCCCACGGTCTGGCGCCTGCAGTGGCAGAGGCGTGGTTGAACGTCGCAGGCCGAATCTCGCAGCGGGCAGGCGGCCAACTGGCCCGCCGCCTCAGCCGGCCCGGAGATGCCGGCGAACCCGGCAGCGTCGAGGCCCACCTTGTCCCTACTCCGGTGCATGAGCTGCGGTACGTTGCGCAGCGGATTTTGGACCAGCACATCAACCACAACCGTGATCTTGCGGACATGGCAGTGATCGTGCGCAACGGCGGCCAGGTCAGCGAGTTGCAGCGCTATTTGTCCGGGCAGGGCATTCCCGTACGGGTGCCCGTGGCTGAATCCGCGGTGCGCGATGAGGTAGCCGTACGTCCGCTCCTCGATGCGTTCGCCATTGCGCTGGATCCGGAGCTTTTGACGCCCGAAGCCGCGGTGTCCCTCCTCACCTCCCGCATCGGCGGCGCTACCTCCATTGAGCTGCGCAGGCTCCGGCAATCGTTGCGGCGCGAGGAACTCCTGGGCGGCGGGGGCCGCGCCAGTGATGCGCTGCTGGTCCAGGCCCTGCTTGAGTCGGGGGCGCTGGGCGCATTGGGGATCGAAGGGCGCGCAGCACGGCGCACCGCGCGGATGATCCGTGCGGGGCGGGAAGCAGCCGGACTCCCGGGGGCCAACGCCGAGTCGGTACTGTGGGCGCTCTGGGACTCAACAGGCCTGTCGTCGGCCTGGACAGCGACAGCTTTGTCGGGCGGACCGCATGGGGCGCGGGCTGACCGCGACCTTGATGCGATGATGGCGCTTTTCCACACCGCGGAACGCTACGTGGACCAGATGCCCGGCGCCGGGCCGGAACAGTTCCTGGAGTATCTCCTGAACCAGGAGCTCCCCATGGACACCCTCGCCGCCCGGGCCCAGCTCGATGACGCTGTGGAGTTGATGACGCCGGCCAGCGCGGCAGGGCGGGAGTGGCCCGTGGTGATCATTGCCGGGCTGCAGGAGGGGGTGTGGCCCAATACGAGGCTCCGCGGTGAACTGCTCGGCAGCACCCTGTACGCGGACGCCGTGGAACACGGCCCGCAATATGCCCTGCAGCGCGATCCCCTCAGCCGCCTGCGGGATATCCGCTATGACGAACTCCGCAGCTTCTCCACGGCGGTGTCCAGGGCACGCGAACTGCTGGTCTGCACGGCGGTTTCGTCGGAGGACCACCAACCGTCGTCGTTCCTGGATTTTGTTTCACCCCTGGGGCCGGAAGCCGGGGGCCGGGCTTTCACCCAGGTGGAACGGCCCATGACACTCCGCGCCCTGGTGGCGGAGCTCAGGCAGCATGCCCAGCTCGATGCCGCGGCGCCACAGGCGGCGGAAGCCGCCAGGGTCCTGGCGCAGCTCGCAGCGGCCGAACCAGCTGTGGCAGGAGCCCACCCTGGCAGCTGGTGGGGACTCGCCCCCCTGACCACATCCGAGGCTGTGGTCCCGCCCGGGGGAACTGTGTCCGTGTCCCCGTCGAAGGTGGAGACGGTGCAGAAGTCGCCGTTGGATTGGTTCGTCCAGGCAGCGGGAGGGGAGCCTGCCACGGACTTCGCCCGAAGCCTGGGCACCCTGGTGCATGCCATCGCGCAGGACATGCCGGACGCATCCGGATCCGAGTACGTTGCCGAACTCGTGCGCCGGTGGCCTGCGTTGGGCATGAAGGACAATTGGGAGGGCCGGCTGGACTTCCAGCGTGCCGAGTCCATGGTGCGGAAGCTGGCGCAGTATGTGCTGTCCATGAGGGACGAGGGCCGCAGCCTGCTGGGTGTTGAACAGGACTTCGAAGTGGCCCTCGGAGGGGTGGCGGTGGATGAAGCTCCGCCGCGGGACGCCGTGCTCCGCGGCCAGGTGGACCGGCTGGAGATCGATGGGGAAGGCCGGCTGGTAGTGGTGGACCTCAAGACCGGCAAGAGGCAGCCGGGCAAGGACGAACTGTCCCGCCATCCGCAGCTGGGCGCGTACCAGGCAGCAGTGCTCGCGGGCGGGTTTGACGCTTCCGGCGGTGGCCAGGGCCTGTCCGGCGGGGCCGTGCTGGCGCAGCTCGGGACCGGGGCAAAAAGTCCAGCGATCCAACAGCAGGAACCACTCGACCCACAGGAGAACTGGGCATTGGACATGGTCAAGGAGGCCGCAGCCGTCATGGGTGGACGTGAATTCATTGCCCGGCACGATCCTGCCAAGGGCAGCCACGGCGGTCATGGTTGCCGTCTTCCCGAGGTGTGCCCGCTGTGCGTGCGTGGACGGCAGGTGACCGAATGA
- the nudC gene encoding NAD(+) diphosphatase: MSHTESAVTVHQAVPAPLPANHLVDTLLPVRPALVDRGSAARIRAGMIDDLLAGPDAVAAVLSGRQGLVRGSNLVLTGARELLAHLKAAGSAPELVVYLGSALPASDVPAGTELLLFVLPAPPEPGTAGIPADASWAGFRDVAAGLTATSTALFVEASAIANWHAAHTHCPRCGTPTDVEAGGWVRRCPADNSEHYPRTDPAIIVTVVGPDGRLLLGGGGPVDARNYSTLAGFVEPGESLEEAVVREIQEEVGVRVTACQYLGSQSWPFPASLMLGFTAVTEDAQATPDGVEVTRARWFSREELQEAVLSGEITISSRLSIARSLIEHWYGGRIQDRTGD; this comes from the coding sequence ATGAGCCACACGGAGTCCGCTGTAACCGTCCACCAGGCTGTACCGGCGCCGTTGCCGGCGAACCATCTGGTGGACACCCTGCTGCCGGTCAGGCCGGCACTGGTGGACCGCGGATCAGCCGCCCGCATCAGGGCCGGAATGATTGATGACCTGCTGGCCGGGCCGGACGCGGTGGCCGCAGTACTGTCAGGCCGGCAAGGCCTGGTGCGCGGCAGCAACCTGGTCCTGACCGGGGCCAGGGAACTCCTGGCACACCTCAAAGCGGCGGGATCAGCGCCGGAGCTCGTGGTGTACCTCGGATCCGCCCTGCCTGCTTCGGACGTTCCGGCGGGGACCGAGCTGCTGCTGTTCGTCCTGCCTGCACCTCCGGAACCCGGCACCGCCGGTATTCCCGCGGATGCGTCCTGGGCCGGCTTCCGGGACGTCGCAGCAGGCTTGACCGCCACCTCCACAGCCCTGTTCGTGGAAGCCAGCGCCATCGCCAACTGGCATGCGGCCCACACACACTGCCCCCGCTGCGGCACACCGACGGACGTTGAAGCCGGCGGCTGGGTACGCCGGTGCCCGGCCGACAATTCTGAGCACTATCCACGGACCGATCCCGCCATCATCGTCACGGTCGTCGGCCCGGACGGCCGTCTGCTCCTTGGCGGGGGTGGCCCCGTGGACGCCCGGAATTACTCCACCCTGGCCGGGTTTGTTGAGCCGGGGGAGTCTTTGGAGGAAGCTGTGGTCCGGGAGATCCAGGAAGAGGTCGGCGTCCGGGTCACTGCCTGCCAGTATCTCGGCTCGCAGTCATGGCCGTTCCCGGCCTCCCTTATGCTTGGATTTACCGCCGTCACCGAGGACGCCCAGGCAACGCCCGACGGCGTGGAGGTCACCAGGGCCCGCTGGTTCAGTCGCGAGGAACTCCAGGAAGCGGTGCTCAGTGGTGAGATCACCATTTCCAGCAGGCTCTCCATTGCCCGCTCCCTCATTGAGCACTGGTACGGCGGCCGGATACAGGACCGGACCGGCGACTAA
- a CDS encoding MGMT family protein: MRNEYVQAVLAVVGLVPPGAAVSYGDVAELLGAGGPRQVGSVMSHHGGAVPWWRVLKASGHAPPGHEAEALLLYLEEGTPLVGDYSSYLRTGEGRWRVDLGAARWAPTDSDFDSIDAVAEELERRLHRLSVPDDGMIL, translated from the coding sequence ATGCGGAATGAGTACGTCCAGGCGGTCCTGGCCGTCGTGGGCCTGGTACCGCCTGGGGCGGCCGTATCCTATGGGGACGTTGCCGAGCTCCTGGGTGCGGGCGGCCCGCGCCAGGTCGGTTCCGTCATGAGCCATCACGGTGGCGCCGTCCCTTGGTGGCGCGTCCTGAAGGCCAGCGGCCACGCACCCCCCGGGCACGAGGCCGAGGCCCTGCTGCTTTACCTTGAAGAAGGCACTCCGCTGGTTGGCGACTACAGTTCCTACCTCCGCACGGGGGAGGGGCGGTGGCGGGTGGATTTGGGCGCGGCACGCTGGGCACCAACAGACAGTGATTTTGACAGTATCGACGCAGTTGCCGAGGAACTGGAGCGTCGGCTCCACAGGTTGTCGGTGCCTGATGATGGAATGATTTTGTGA
- a CDS encoding phosphotransferase, with protein sequence MRRKPIELAAIATAAVPGLTPTAVSSAPDDPADFDSALLLDSEGKRWRVRSPRHAEASARLETEFLVLRAFAPAVRAELPFLMPTVAGSVRLGSLTTFVYSHLSGSTRSVEELTSGPSGLAREIGSALAAVHDLPRSLVSNADLPSYTPNEFRQRRLNELDQAATTGKIPAALLRRWEHAMEDVSLWRFNPCVVHGDLHEDNLLVESGRVTAVTGWTDLRIGDPADDFAWLVASNEQDFIDAVLKSYTSSRRDVPDQHLLRRAALSAEFALAQYLVKGLAAGDQDMVSEAEGMLESLASDIAEFGGQPISVEPLPAKGTPAGPAAAVPAAAGTSAAVPAPLHGSSAVSPAVTVIPVPAEPAADTTPDVPALAAVHAQPAVHVAPIPAEPAPTGAEAAEVRAGDTKAADDTSTAAISVINANRS encoded by the coding sequence GTGAGAAGAAAACCGATTGAACTGGCGGCGATTGCAACCGCGGCAGTCCCCGGACTGACCCCGACAGCTGTTAGCTCTGCGCCGGACGACCCCGCGGACTTCGACTCGGCCCTGCTCCTCGATTCCGAAGGCAAGCGTTGGCGGGTCCGGTCGCCGCGGCACGCCGAAGCCAGCGCACGGCTGGAAACGGAGTTCCTGGTGCTGCGCGCCTTCGCTCCCGCTGTCCGGGCGGAACTGCCGTTCCTGATGCCAACGGTCGCCGGCAGTGTCCGGCTTGGAAGCCTGACCACCTTCGTCTACTCACACCTGTCCGGGAGCACGCGCAGCGTTGAAGAGCTGACCTCGGGACCGTCAGGGCTTGCCCGCGAAATCGGTTCCGCGCTGGCCGCGGTCCATGACCTCCCCCGGTCGCTGGTCAGCAATGCCGACCTCCCCAGCTACACGCCCAATGAGTTCCGCCAACGGAGGCTGAACGAACTGGACCAGGCGGCAACGACGGGCAAGATCCCCGCCGCACTGCTGCGCCGCTGGGAACATGCCATGGAGGACGTATCCCTGTGGAGGTTCAACCCCTGCGTTGTCCACGGCGACCTGCACGAGGACAACCTGCTGGTGGAGTCCGGCCGGGTGACTGCGGTAACCGGCTGGACGGACCTGCGCATCGGCGACCCCGCAGACGATTTCGCCTGGCTGGTGGCCTCCAACGAACAGGACTTCATTGATGCCGTACTGAAGTCCTACACGTCCAGCCGCCGCGACGTGCCGGACCAGCACCTGCTGCGCAGGGCCGCCCTGTCAGCCGAGTTTGCCTTGGCGCAGTACCTGGTCAAGGGCCTCGCGGCCGGCGACCAGGACATGGTCAGCGAGGCCGAGGGAATGCTCGAGAGCCTTGCCAGCGACATCGCCGAATTCGGCGGCCAGCCGATCAGTGTGGAGCCGCTGCCGGCGAAGGGCACTCCCGCCGGACCGGCAGCAGCCGTACCGGCGGCGGCCGGAACGTCCGCTGCCGTCCCGGCCCCCTTGCATGGCAGTTCCGCGGTCAGTCCCGCTGTGACGGTCATCCCGGTCCCCGCCGAACCGGCAGCAGACACCACGCCGGATGTCCCGGCGCTGGCGGCAGTTCACGCACAGCCCGCCGTCCACGTGGCCCCCATCCCGGCGGAGCCTGCCCCCACGGGTGCTGAGGCCGCGGAGGTGCGGGCCGGTGACACCAAGGCGGCGGACGACACGTCCACGGCAGCTATCTCGGTCATCAACGCGAACCGGAGCTGA